AAATAACTCATAACCATTGACTCTTGACTTTGGACTATTGACTATCTGCCCTCTGCCTTTCTTACTAAATCATCTGAGGAGCAACAAAGCATGAAAACTGCTGAACACAAAACAGTCAATCGTGCGGCTACCGTACAGAAGCCAGCAGCCTCCGTGGCGGTGGCGGGGGTACAGTTGCAAACCTCGATGCGGGTATCTTCTCCCAAAGATCCGGCGGAAAAAGAAGCTGATGCTACCGCCAAAAAGATTATGCGGATGGCAGTACCGGAAAGTTCGATTTCCTATGTGAAAACAGACAAAGGTGGAGTCTTCCGGCAAGTTAAACAGGAAGAGAAAGAAAAGAAAATACAGACCAAATTGCGTTCCCCGCAGGGGTTGCCTCTGGCATCGCCCTACATCCATCGCTTTGCTAATTCTGGCATCTTCACCCAACCGAAAAAGAAAGAAGAGGAAAAAATTCAACGCAAAGCTGAAGGACAAGCCAATGTCGCCGCAAACGTAGCCGCAGATATTCAAAGCAGTATGGCCACTGGTTCGCCTTTACCCCTCAGCGTCCGCCGCTTCATGGAACCGCGTTTCCAAGCAAATTTCAGCAATGTCAAAATTAATACTGGAGATAAAGCTGCGAAATTAAATCGCCAGTTAAACGCCCAAGCGTTTACGGTGGGAAATCAAATTTTCTTTGGTAAGGACAAATTCCAGCCAGAACAACCAGAAGGCAAAGAACTCATCGCCCACGAATTGACCCACACGATCCAGCAGGGTGCAGCGATTCAGCGTAGTGAAGACGTGACCGTTACCCAACAATCACCAACTCAAGTGCAACGCCTGGGACTCAGCGATGTCTTAGATTATTTTGCTGACAAAGCCAACATCATTCCTGGTTTTCGGATGTTCACCATTGTGTTAGGCGTGAATCCAATTAATATGAGTTCCGTAGACCGGAGTGCGGCGAATATTCTGCGCGCGATCGTGGAATTTATTCCTGGTGGCGGATTAATTACTAGAGCGCTGGATAATTACGGAGTATTTGAAAAAGTTGGCAATTGGGTTGAGCAACAAATCAAGAGCCTGGGTCTAGTTGGCAGTGCTTTCAAACAAGCCATTAACGAGTTCATTGACTCCCTGAGTTGGACTGATATTTTTGACCTAGGTGGAGTTTGGCAACGTGCTAAACGCATCTTTACTGACCCAATAGACCAGCTCATCAGTTTTGCTAAGGGATTGATTACTGGTATCCTCAAGTTCATTAAAGATGCCATCCTCAAACCCCTTGCAGGCTTGGCACAAGGAACGCGTGGCTACGACTTGCTCAAAGCCGTTCTGGGCGAAGACCCCATCACGGGCGAACCTGTACCGCGCAACGCCGACACCCTAATCGGCGGGTTCATGAAACTAATCGGCCAAGAAGAAATTTGGGAGAACATCAAAAAAGGTAACGCCGTTGCTCGCGCTTGGGCTTGGTTCCAAGGTGCATTAGCAGGCTTAATGAGCTTAGTGCGTGCCATCCCTGGCAAGATTATTGATACTATCCGCTCCCTGACTATCGAAGACATCGTTACCATTGGCGGTGCTTTTAGCAAAATTGTCGGTGCGTTTGTGTCAATCGCCACCGATTTCATCAGTTGGGGTCTCAAACAAGTTATTAGCTTGCTAGAGATACTATTCTCGGTTGTAGCACCGGGAGTTATGCCTTACATCAAGAAAGCTCAAGCTGCTTTCATGACCATCCTGAAAAACCCGATTGGCTTTGTGGGTAACTTGGTGCGTGCAGGTAAACAGGGTTTCCAGATGTTTGCCGACAATATTCTCAAACATTTGAAAGAAGCCTTGATCAAGTGGCTCACAGGGCCTTTAGGCGAAGCTGGGGTATATATTCCCCAATCTTTTAGCTTGATCGAAATTGTCAAACTAGTGCTGTCGGTGCTGGGACTCACCTGGCAGAATATCCGCAGCAAATTGGTCAAAATTATCCCCGAACCTGTGTTGGTTGGTTTAGAAAAAACTGCCAGTATCGTGGTAACGCTAGTGAAAGATGGCCCCGCCGCCGCCTGGGAACAAATTAAAGCCGAACTGAGCGAGTTAAAAGACCAACTGATTGCTCAGGTGACGCAAATGATTTCTATCGAAGTGGTGAAGGCGGCGATCGCGAAATTAGTGATGATGCTCAACCCAGCAGGTGCAGTTGTGCAAGCCATCATCGCCATTTACAACACTATTACTTTCTTCATCCAGAAAATCAACCAAATTGCGACTGTTGTGGCATCGTTTATTGATTCCATTTCTGCGATCGCCAATGGTCAGGTGTCCAATGCTGCCAAGAAAGTCGAACAAACAATGGCTAATACCTTGACTGTGGTTATTGCCTTTTTAGCTAAGTTTGCAGGCTTGGGCAATATACCTAACAAACTGGTCGGTATCGTCAAGAAAATCCGTGCGCCAATTGATAAGGGGTTGGATAAGATTGTGGCTTGGCTGGGGAATATGTTGAAGAAAGCCGGGACGGCTTTATTGCAAGCTGGAGTACCGCAAGATCCGAATGAAAGATTGAGGCTTGGTATTCAAGCAGCGGTAGGTGCTGCTAATAGATTTGCAGGCAAAAAAGTAGGGGCAGCTATACTTAATCCTTTGCTAAACGCCATAAAATTGCGGTATGGCTTTCAGACTCTCGAAGTAGTTCCTCAAGGTCAGAATTGGGCTGTTCGGGGACAGATCAATCCTGTAGCTATTGCAGGCACACGGGTAATTATCCAAACTGATAAAGAAACTGGTTCTCAGACAACAGCCACAATAATATCAACAGCCAAAATCATTACTTTTGAATTTAGAAGGTTTACAGCGAATCAAAGTGTAAGTATTAATGAAATGACAGAAGGATTACAACATCATCAAACGGCATTAAACAATCTTACAATTGGTCAATGGTTGGCGAATATATATTTTAGACCATTCTTAAAAGGAGCAATTGCTGCTGAAGAGAGAGATATTGCTAGAAAAGAATTAATCAGAAAACTTAGGGCAGCAATTGTTGCTGAATATACAGCGAAAAAAATGACTCTTAGCAAAAGCCAGATAGATAAACTAGTTATCATCCGGTCTCGTGGAACACATGCTTCGCACAGTGCGGATGCCATTTCTGGTGGTAACATTGATGATTTTGACAGCCTAGAAAGAGGAGCAGTAAATAGTTATATTGGTTCAAGTTGGGGTAAGATTAGACCGGAACTTGAATCATATGCAAATTATCTCAGACAACAATTTGAGCCAAAAGATAGAGAAAAAGTAAAAATGAACTTTAGGCTACGCGTGAAATTTTTGAATTAAAAATTATTTACAAAATTATCTACAAAAATTTTTGAGCTTTTGTTTTCTGATATTGAGTAACTTATCTGGAATAAATCTCATTAACAATGAATGTTTTTTCTCTAACACACAAACTTTACGAAGAAAATAGTATAAACACCATCACAGTAATAAATCATGACGTTCCTAGTGAAGTCGCAGAAATGTTACTGCTAGCAAATTCCAACAGCTATGCAAATGGGTTCTTTAAATTTATTTCTCCTTCTAGATTCAGACCATATTTTTCAATGTGGAACTTAAATCCTAATGATTGTTTTCCTTTTATTAAATGCGGTTTTGGCCATTTAATTTTTTACCACCAACAACAATATAAAGTGCTAAATCCTATATACAATTGTATTGATATTATTGGGGAACAAGATGAACTTGATTTTGTTATGAATATTATTCTTTGCGATCGTCAGTCTCTTGAAAATTCATTTTTTATAGATATATATGAGCAGTCGTTTGAAAGGCTAGGCCCTCCTCAACTTAGTGAGATATATGCTTTTGTACCAGCCCTGAGACTGGGTGGTTGTCGCAGTGCTTCATATGTTCAGAAAGTAAATATGAATGAGCAGATGATGATACTGTCTCAGTTGTAGTTGGACAGAGCGATAATCAGCAAAATTATCGCATAGTTCGCATAGCATTGAATTTTTGCAATTAAACAATCGGTGAACTAATACCAATTTACACAAATCTTGATTGAGATAGATTTTTCGTCGGATTTTAGCAGTGCTAAACCCTTACCCAATCATTAAAAAGGTTGATATTGTAAAGAAAAATATAAACCATTATCTTGCAAAGAATCTCCTTTATTCCTAACTCCAATTAATGGAATACCGTAATCTAGGCGCACCTCTAAACTACGGTTCACTTGCCATTGCATACCCAAACCCAAGCCAGCTATTGGGCTAGGATCTGGGTTAGCGTCAAGATTATTCCACCCAGTGCCAATATCAAAAAACGGAGTGATTTGTAAGGTTCTGGGATTAGCGGTGAGGGGAAGGCGGAGTTCAACAGAAGCGACAACGCCATTGTCAGATACTAATTGGTTTTGGCGATAGCCTCTAACTGTGTCTACACCACCAATACTGAACCTTTCCAAGGATAAAAGAGAATCTGGTGTAAACTGGGCGTTGATGCGAGTTAGCAGTAAGGCTCTCGGTGATAACTGCTGCACCCATTGAAACTGTCCTAGCCAGGAAAAGAAGCGTCCATCTGTACCTGTGTTATTGATAGTGGCATCAAAGGCATCAATGCCAAAGCTGAATTGCGATCGCGCTGCTAAAACTCGTGTTGCCGTCCGATTTACCCAGTCTTGGTAAAATCTGATCGCGGTGACTCTTGATTTTCCGTCTTCTGGCCCTTCTGAGAAGGAGAAAGGAATGTCATTGAGGAGGAAGGTTTGACTGCGGCGGACATCCAATCCTAAACCAATAGCAAACTCAGTCGCTGGAGATTGCACTATTGGTTGGCGCAGACCTACAGAAAATGTCTCGGATTCGCTGCGAATACCTAAGTTTTGGAAAGGGGCTTCGACGATGTTGCTGTCGTTGTTGCTATAGCGTAAGTTGAGAGTACCGTTACGCGGAAGTAGGGGAAATGTGTAGCTGAAATCATAGAGGTCAAGTCCTTCGGTGCGTCCGTATTCGGCGGTGAGGCGATCGCCAAAACCCAACAAGTTATCGTGACTCACAAAAACTCGACCTTGAATTGAACCAATGCTCGGAGATTGATTGTTATCGATAATAATGCCTGCGTGAAATACTGGTGCTTCTTTTAAACGCAACTGTAAGATGTTGCGCCCAGCAGTACTACCTGCGGTTAATTCTGCATTTACCTTTTCTATTAGTGGGTCAATCTGCAATAGTTGCAGTCCTTCCTCTAGGCGTTGGCGATTTAAAGGCGTTTTTGTCGCATTACCTAGTCGATTCAGTACGTATGCTTGGTGCAGGCGATGTAGCCCAATGATTTCGATGCGCTCTAGTTCGCCCTCTACAACTTGTATTTCTACAGTACCATCGCTCAGATCTTGGTTGTTGGGTAAAAATGCGCCGGAAGTGACATAACCATTGTCGATGTAGAGCTTGATAATCTCAGAACGCAAGCTAATTAGGTCTTCAAAGGTGACTTGGCGATTTTCATATTTCTTGACTAGCCGATCGATCTCGTCTTTGAGAACAGTATTGCCTAGAACTTCGATTTTTTTGACGTAAAAGCGCAGGTTTGTTGGAGACGGGGATGCGGGTATCTCAGGCGTGGCGGGCGTTTGCAGATTCGGTGTTGCTGGCGATCGCTTTGGAGTAGCGGGTATAGGTAGAGGTCTCTCACCAGGTTTGGGAATCGTTTCTTCAACTCGCCCTGGTGCAGTTGGGGGAATAGTTACTCCAGGGGGTGGGGTTGATTGGGCGATGAGAGAACTTTGGGCAAAGGTATAGGTTTTTAAAGAAGTTGCGATCGCTCCTATACATCCCACAAACCCTACTACACCTAATCGCCAAATGCTGCTTGTAAAGTAAAACTGTAGATATTTGCGCCAGCCCACAATTTTAACCCCGTATTTTACAGTACATTTCTAGGCTGCCCTCATACCAAAGGTGAGCAAGAAATATATGATTTTTATTTGTCATTAAAAATGCAACTTATCACGGAATATCTCTACTGACAAGTCAACTTATATAAGATAACAGCGTTTAGAATTATTTATAGATAATAAAAAGCTTTTAATAATGCGCTTATCATTTACAATTTCAAATACAAAATCCGATTTTTTAACCTGCAATTTTGCATTTTTACCACACTTAAATCCACGCTCGGCAAGTTAAGACGACTGTTACAGGAATCTGGTTTGATTTTCAAAAAAGCGCTCTACTCCTTCATCTTGATTTTTTATCTTCCTGGTGTTGACCATTAATTTCACAAATAGAATAAAAGTCCCATACCTCAAATATTCGTTGTAAACTGTCCATTGAGGTGCAAAAATTACCTAAAATTTAGTTCAAGCGTGACAATAGAAAAAGTTTTTTTATAAGAAATATTCATGTGTATAAAAAATGCAAAAATCCCTAAATTTGCACTGATAAATATTCAATATAATTCCTGTTCCCTAAGTACTAAGGAGAGTGCGATGTCTGCGGTATTTCTGCGCTTGAACTGGTTAACTGGAGTCAAGATTGCGATTAGTGGCGCATTAATTTTTTGGTCAAATATTACACTTGCTCAAGTCACACCAGATACTAGCTTAGGTTCGGAAAGTTCTGTTGTCATACCCAATCTAACGATCGAGAACTTACCAAGCGATCTCATCGACAGGGGTGCAATTCGCGGAATCAATCTCTTCCACAGCTTTCAAGAATTCAATGTCGAAGCAGGAAGAGGAGTTTATTTTACCAACCCCCAAGGAATTGAAAACATTCTCAGCCGAGTCACAGGGACTAATCCTTCCAATATTTTGGGGACGCTAGGTGTATTAGGTAATGCCAACTTATATTTGATGAATCCCAATGGGATTGTATTTAGTGAAAATGCCAGTTTGGATGTTCAGGGATCGTTTGTCGCCACAACAGCCAATGCCATTAGGTTGGGTAATACAGGATTATTTAGTGCCTCTGAGCCTGCATCTAGTGATTTACTGAGTATTCATCCCACTGCACTTTTCTATAATGTGCTGGCTAAAGAAGCAGCAATTGTCAATCGCTCTCAAGAGGGGATTAATGTTCCTAATGGGCAAAGTTTATTTTTGATTGGCGGCAATGTCAAGCTAGAAGGCGGAGTTATCAATGCTCCTGGTGGTCGAGTCGAGTTAGGAGGACTAACTGCACCAGGAATCATAGAGATGAAAATTGATAGTTTAGGGAAGCTCGAAAATGTCAGTTTTCCGATGGAAGTGCAGCGAGCTGATGTGGAACTTAGCAATCAAGCAAAAGTGCTAGTCACAGCAGCTGGAGGTGGGAGTATTAGTGTCAATACTCAGAATCTCAACATTCTTGGTAGAAGTAGTCTCAATGCAGGGATCGCGAACAATGCAGGAACAGTAGATACAGTTGCAGGCGATATTAATGTAGATGCGACTGGGGTAATTACCCTCAAAGAGTCGAGTGTGATTCAAAATATTGTCAATGAGGGAGCGACTGGTAATGCAGGCAAAATTAATCTAGTCGGTGACTCACTTAACTTACTGACTGGCTCCCAATTATTTAGCAGTAGTTTGGCAAAAGGCAACGGTGGTGATGTTAATGTTCGTGTTGGCAACACAGTTACCTTCGATTCAGCGGGGAATAATACCAGCACCAGCGGGATAATCAGTTCAATAGGGGAGAAAGGGGAAGGTAATGCAGGCAACATCAATATCTCTACAGGCTCGTTTGTAGTCAGTAATGGTGCGCAATTAAATACAATCACCTTTGCCAAAGGCAATGCCGGTACAGTGAATATTAACGCTACTGGTAAAGTTTCTTTTGATGGAGCGAATGTTGGCGCTAGTGGCATCATCAGTGCCGTAGGTATAACAGGAAATGGCAAGGGAGGAGATATCAATATCACAGCTGGGTCACTAGCCGTCACCAATGGCGCACAGCTGAATGCCCTCACAAGAAATGAGGGAAATGCAGGCAACGTCAATATTATTGCCCAAGATACGGTTCTCATTGACGGGGAAAATGCAAATTCTGTGAACGACCCTTACGCAGG
The genomic region above belongs to Calothrix sp. NIES-2098 and contains:
- a CDS encoding surface antigen D15 domain-containing protein yields the protein MGWRKYLQFYFTSSIWRLGVVGFVGCIGAIATSLKTYTFAQSSLIAQSTPPPGVTIPPTAPGRVEETIPKPGERPLPIPATPKRSPATPNLQTPATPEIPASPSPTNLRFYVKKIEVLGNTVLKDEIDRLVKKYENRQVTFEDLISLRSEIIKLYIDNGYVTSGAFLPNNQDLSDGTVEIQVVEGELERIEIIGLHRLHQAYVLNRLGNATKTPLNRQRLEEGLQLLQIDPLIEKVNAELTAGSTAGRNILQLRLKEAPVFHAGIIIDNNQSPSIGSIQGRVFVSHDNLLGFGDRLTAEYGRTEGLDLYDFSYTFPLLPRNGTLNLRYSNNDSNIVEAPFQNLGIRSESETFSVGLRQPIVQSPATEFAIGLGLDVRRSQTFLLNDIPFSFSEGPEDGKSRVTAIRFYQDWVNRTATRVLAARSQFSFGIDAFDATINNTGTDGRFFSWLGQFQWVQQLSPRALLLTRINAQFTPDSLLSLERFSIGGVDTVRGYRQNQLVSDNGVVASVELRLPLTANPRTLQITPFFDIGTGWNNLDANPDPSPIAGLGLGMQWQVNRSLEVRLDYGIPLIGVRNKGDSLQDNGLYFSLQYQPF